A stretch of Triticum aestivum cultivar Chinese Spring chromosome 1D, IWGSC CS RefSeq v2.1, whole genome shotgun sequence DNA encodes these proteins:
- the LOC123182551 gene encoding protein RNA-directed DNA methylation 3 isoform X2, with protein sequence MAVKGKGKQIATDDPGSSSGSKRRGAGRGGAGPSSSSAKRRRGRSGVLQFVDDAAGVDDEYEEDEEEEEEEEAEELQDDLDDGFFTAGRTKGVRVERSHPLPFLGNVKEEELSGDELEQFINDRYSNRVRYAGYGGSTEQYDDDESTMDGVKDPIIWRVKCMVGRERQMAFCFMQKFLHLQKFGTKVPIISAFALDHVRGSVFVEAEKACDVTEACKGFCDVYVNRTSTVPVAEVRSLLSTRAKPFEVSPGTWVRMKSGNYKGDLAQVVSADDGRKKVLIKLIPRVDLHAISKKFGGAIPLKGAAVPAPRLISSQELEFFGPHIESKRDRQTGDVFEVLDGLMFKDGFLYKRVALSSLIYWGIQPTDTEILKFSSSPSIKSSADDMDWVSGIYGHNKKRNVPREPDMKKSASSKDKSSKASNLKGSTSTENCDDDDDDAQFNLHDLVTFGRKDFGVIIAVEKDGFKILKGGPEGSAVTVRKQDIKKGIVDKMFTAVDHQNKSISMNDTVKVLEGPVQGKQGVVKHLYMGILFIYDESESENNGFFCAQCGSCENVKKRRDVTNSDNPVPMFSESAFISSEQNEQRNNERPYRAPREQLFQVGEVLRFRRGPLKGYLCRVVRIFRNDVTVKLDSLLKIVTVQAEFLSVPTKRGDNSSSAPSGNFGTQDTPFTEAAKTSWDNGFASLGSDSWQPFSSSALPAQNADGETEADPWSKKPTSSADGDSDPWGNKTTSAAVDMWNNSTTQKESSTDNAWGKEAGGGGFDAGGSSWGGGAVNKDSEKSGNWGEACKQVDMATGGDTDPWGSKVKEVVTKEADSWEKSSWSPEKKLEGDGQGWGQPFGKSNQDQEKGTVPKDADKGGSWDTAVAICVGSDDNDAWAKSAALPVAQDDAWGKSKESGQNSGSGGWDTVAVGQGQDEAWGNPKDSGAKSEETNNGSGNWNKAGSSDQVGGSDWGKPTGGAGSSSWNKGEAAEGDNQNSTWSRPAGNFEGGRGFGRGRGRGRGRESWDSGDRNDEESWKGSWRNDSSAKPSWGSDTQVGNEGGDSGGYRGRGRGRGQYGGRGGGRDNGWRNGDRGSSEFGKERSSSDTPNWGSSQPWSANEGTKPCDENQTPAWNSSEDKKLSGGEQGDPWASKVTAKGQEQQTDAWSSKAAGAENNDGWNTKAKESSCTTGAKWEDAASGEKQQDDLWSNKTSSTTKEQETDPWASKVSSTAAEEKADPWSTKGGNGNDGGWNNAGSSSWGKPSSSSGDQEPAWNKPKYGDDNAGYGRGGFGRGNRGRGRGRFGDSGSSWNGGGNTNDGSGGGRSEDQWNSRDSDGGRGRGRGRFGRGDRNQGNNFGSGDGDGGSWGSGRGNRGRGGGYRNNGNDNNEGRASSQDRGGGWSHSSAWNADKKGSTEEDQSFSKGKSSWGSGNNDSWGAPKPSGGDDQAGKKDGNNTWSQNKPFSGDGSSILGQWAPAGGTTAGTGGSAGGGGSWGKSNEDSWNSSKGTGGSGGSKKEGSWDKAEGGGSQGGGGGSSWDKAASGGWDSNKGGDAGNGGGSGW encoded by the exons ATGGCGGTGAAGGGGAAGGGCAAGCAGATCGCCACCGACGACCCGGGCTCCTCCTCGGGCTCCAAGCGGCGCGGCGCCGGCCGCGGTGGCGCGGGCCCCTCGTCCTCCTCCGCCAAGCGCCGCCGCGGCCGCTCCGGCGTCCTCCAGTTCGTCGACGACGCCGCCGGCGTCGACGACGAgtacgaggaggacgaggaggaggaagaggaggaggaggcggaggagttgcaggacgacctcgacgacg GTTTCTTTACTGCGGGGAGGACAAAAGGTGTAAGAGTTGAAAGGTCACACCCTCTTCCATTTCTTGGAAATGTAAAGGAAGAGGAGCTGAGCGGTGATGAACTTGAGCAATTTATCAATGACCGTTACTCTAATCGTGTGAGATATGCCGGTTATGGTGGCTCTACTGAacaatatgatgatgatgagtctaCCATGGATGGTGTAAAAGATCCTATCATCTGGAGGGTCAAATGCATG GTTGGGCGGGAGCGCCAAATGGCTTTCTGCTTCATGCAGAAGTTTCTTCATCTGCAAAAGTTCGGTACCAAAGTGCCAATTATCTCAGCATTCGCACTTGATCATGTGAGAGGATCTGTTTTTGTTGAAGCTGAGAAGGCTTGTGACGTTACTGAG GCATGCAAAGGATTTTGCGATGTTTATGTAAACCGAACTAGTACTGTCCCAGTAGCTGAAGTTCGTAGCTTGCTATCAACTCGTGCAAAACCATTTGAAGTCTCTCCAGGTACATGGGTGCGCATGAAAAGTGGAAACTATAAAGGAGATCTAGCACAG GTTGTCAGTGCGGATGATGGGCGGAAAAAAGTGCTGATAAAGCTTATACCAAGAGTTGATCTCCAtgctatttcaaaaaaattc GGTGGTGCTATTCCCCTAAAAGGTGCGGCAGTTCCTGCACCGCGACTAATCAGCTCGCAGGAGCTAGA GTTCTTTGGACCTCATATCGAAAGTAAGCGTGATCGTCAGACTGGTGATGTTTTTGAAGTGCTTGATGGTCTGATGTTCAAAGATGGTTTCCTGTATAAGCGAGTTGCACTTAGTTCTTTGATTTACTGGGGGATACAACCAACGGATACCGAGATTCTCAAGTTCTCTTCTAGTCCAAGCATTAAAAGTTCTGCCGATGACATGGATTGGGTCTCTGGCATCTATGGTCATAATAAGAAAAGAAATGTGCCCAGAGAACCGGATATGAAGAAATCAGCATCTTCTAAAGACAAAAGCTCCAAGGCATCAAATCTTAAAGGTTCCACTTCTACTGAAAACtgtgacgatgatgacgatgatgctcAATTCAACCTCCACGATCTTGTAACCTTTGG CCGAAAAGATTTTGGAGTGATTATTGCTGTTGAGAAAGATGGTTTTAAG ATTTTAAAAGGTGGCCCTGAAGGATCTGCTGTGACAGTTAGAAAGCAAGATATTAAGAAAGGAATTGTAGACAAAATGTTTACAGCTGTTGACCATCAGAACAAGTCAATATCCATGAATGACACTGTTAAAGTTCTGGAAGGACCAGTTCAG GGCAAGCAAGGAGTTGTTAAACACTTGTATATGGGAATACTTTTTATATATGATGAAAGCGAAAGTGAGAACAATGGATTTTTCTGTGCTCAGTGTGGGTCATGTGAAAATGTCAAGAAAAGGAGGGACGTGACAAATTCG GACAACCCTGTTCCCATGTTCTCGGAGTCAGCTTTCATATCATCCGAGCAAAATGAACAACGAAATA ATGAAAGGCCTTACAGGGCACCCAGAGAACAACTCTTCCAAGTCGGAGAGGTGCTGCGTTTTCGAAGGGGTCCTTTGAAGGGTTATCTCTGCCGTGTAGTTCGGATATTTAGAAATGATGTAACTGTTAAGCTAGATTCTCTACTGAAGATTGTTACAG TGCAAGCAGAGTTTCTCTCAGTCCCAACTAAAAGAGG GGATAACTCGTCCAGTGCTCCATCTGGTAACTTTGGAACTCAGGATACACCATTCACCG AAGCTGCTAAAACCTCATGGGACAATGGATTTGCATCTCTTGGCAG TGATTCTTGGCAACCTTTTTCAAGTTCTGCGTTACCAGCCCAGAATGCAG ATGGAGAAACAGAAGCTGATCCCTGGTCTAAGAAACCAACATCTTCTGCTGATGGTGATTCTGATCCATGGGGTAACAAAACAACATCTGCAGCTGTTGATATGTGGAACAACAGCACTACACAAAAGGAAAGCTCCACTGACAATGCCTGGGGTAAAGAAGCCGGAGGTGGTGGATTTGATGCTGGTGGCAGCTCTTGGGGTGGAGGAGCAGTCAACAAGGATAGTGAAAAGAGTGGCAACTGGGGTGAGGCGTGCAAGCAGGTGGACATGGCAACTGGTGGTGATACAGATCCTTGGGGCAGTAAGGTCAAAGAAGTAGTTACGAAAGAAGCAGATAGCTGGGAGAAGTCATCATGGTCACCAGAGAAGAAGTTGGAGGGTGATGGTCAAGGATGGGGCCAACCTTTTGGCAAGTCAAACCAAGATCAAGAAAAAGGCACAGTTCCGAAAGATGCAGACAAGGGTGGGTCTTGGGATACCGCTGTTGCTATTTGTGTTGGCTCAGATGATAATGATGCCTGGGCTAAATCTGCTGCTTTGCCTGTTGCTCAAGATGATGCTTGGGGGAAGTCAAAAGAGTCGGGCCAAAACAGTGGCTCTGGAGGTTGGGATACTGTTGCTGTGGGCCAAGGACAAGATGAAGCATGGGGCAATCCAAAAGATTCAGGTGCCAAGTCTGAAGAAACAAATAATGGAAGTGGGAACTGGAACAAAGCTGGCTCATCAGACCaagttggtggcagtgattggggTAAACCGACTGGCGGTGCTGGTTCATCAAGCTGGAACAAGGGAGAGGCAGCTGAGGGGGATAATCAGAATAGCACCTGGAGCAGACCTGCTGGAAACTTTGAAGGTGGCCGTGGGTTCGGGCGAGGACGTGGGAGAGGCCGGGGCCGGGAATCTTGGGATTCTGGTGACAGAAATGACGAAGAAAGCTGGAAGGGCTCATGGCGTAATGACAGTTCTGCAAAGCCCTCTTGGGGGTCTGATACACAGGTAGGTAATGAAGGTGGAGATTCTGGTGGATACCGTgggaggggaagagggaggggccAATATGGAGGACGAGGGGGAGGAAGAGACAATGGTTGGAGAAATGGAGATCGAGGTAGTTCTGAGTTTGGAAAGGAAAGGAGCAGTAGTGATACACCAAACTGGGGAAGCAGTCAGCCTTGGAGTGCCAATGAAGGCACCAAGCCATGTGATGAAAATCAGACTCCCGCTTGGAACTCCTCGGAGGATAAAAAACTGTCTGGAG GCGAGCAAGGTGATCCTTGGGCGAGCAAGGTGACTGCCAAAG GCCAAGAACAACAAACTGATGCTTGGTCAAGCAAGGCTGCAGGTGCTGAGAACAATGATGGCTGGAATACGAAGGCGAAAGAGTCTTCCTGTACCACTGGGGCAAAATGGGAGGATGCTGCATCAG GTGAAAAACAACAAGATGATCTGTGGTCAAACAAGACCAGCTCTACTACTAAAG AGCAAGAAACTGATCCGTGGGCAAGCAAGGTGTCTTCTACTGCAGCAGAGGAAAAAGCTGACCCCTGGAGTACTAAAGGGGGCAATGGGAATGATGGGGGTTGGAACAATGCTGGCTCGTCTTCTTGGGGCAAACCAAGTTCCTCAAGTGGAGATCAAGAACCTGCTTGGAACAAGCCAAAATATGGTGATGATAATGCTGGATATGGTAGGGGTGGATTTGGACGTGGGAATCGTGGCAGAGGTAGGGGAAGGTTTGGGGACAGTGGATCTTCATGGAATGGAGGAGGCAACACAAATGATGGATCAGGTGGAGGAAGGTCTGAAGATCAGTGGAACAGTAGGGATTCCGATGGTGGCAGAGGAAGGGGTAGAGGCCGCTTTGGTCGAGGTGATCGCAATCAAGGTAACAACTTTGGGTCAGGAGACGGGGATGGTGGCAGTTGGGGCTCTGGCAGGGGAAacagaggccgtggtggtggttaCAGAAACAATGGAAATGACAACAATGAGGGAAGGGCCTCCAGTCAAGACCGAGGTGGTGGCTGGTCTCACTCTTCGGCCTGGAATGCTGATAAAAAGGGAAGCACTGAAGAGGATCAATCTTTCTCAAAGGGCAAGTCCAGCTGGGGGAGTGGCAACAACGATAGCTGGGGAGCTCCAAAACCATCTGGTGGAGATGATCAGGCAGGAAAGAAGGATGGAAACAACACCTGGAGTCAAAACAAGCCATTTTCTGGCGATGGGTCCTCTATCCTGGGCCAGTGGGCTCCTGCTGGCGGCACCACCGCTGGTACTGGAGGATCCGCAGGCGGAGGAGGATCATGGGGAAAGAGCAATGAAGATAGCTGGAATTCTTCAAAAGGAACTGGAGGCTCAG GTGGTTCGAAGAAGGAAGGATCCTGGGACAAGGCCGAAGGGGGCGGGAGccaaggcggcggtggcggcagttCCTGGGACAAGGCGGCCAGTGGCGGATGGGACAGCAACAAGGGCGGGGATGCCGGCAATGGTGGGGGCAGTGGGTGGTAA
- the LOC123182551 gene encoding protein RNA-directed DNA methylation 3 isoform X1 — protein MAVKGKGKQIATDDPGSSSGSKRRGAGRGGAGPSSSSAKRRRGRSGVLQFVDDAAGVDDEYEEDEEEEEEEEAEELQDDLDDGFFTAGRTKGVRVERSHPLPFLGNVKEEELSGDELEQFINDRYSNRVRYAGYGGSTEQYDDDESTMDGVKDPIIWRVKCMVGRERQMAFCFMQKFLHLQKFGTKVPIISAFALDHVRGSVFVEAEKACDVTEACKGFCDVYVNRTSTVPVAEVRSLLSTRAKPFEVSPGTWVRMKSGNYKGDLAQVVSADDGRKKVLIKLIPRVDLHAISKKFGGAIPLKGAAVPAPRLISSQELEFFGPHIESKRDRQTGDVFEVLDGLMFKDGFLYKRVALSSLIYWGIQPTDTEILKFSSSPSIKSSADDMDWVSGIYGHNKKRNVPREPDMKKSASSKDKSSKASNLKGSTSTENCDDDDDDAQFNLHDLVTFGRKDFGVIIAVEKDGFKILKGGPEGSAVTVRKQDIKKGIVDKMFTAVDHQNKSISMNDTVKVLEGPVQGKQGVVKHLYMGILFIYDESESENNGFFCAQCGSCENVKKRRDVTNSDNPVPMFSESAFISSEQNEQRNNERPYRAPREQLFQVGEVLRFRRGPLKGYLCRVVRIFRNDVTVKLDSLLKIVTVQAEFLSVPTKRGDNSSSAPSGNFGTQDTPFTEAAKTSWDNGFASLGSDSWQPFSSSALPAQNADGETEADPWSKKPTSSADGDSDPWGNKTTSAAVDMWNNSTTQKESSTDNAWGKEAGGGGFDAGGSSWGGGAVNKDSEKSGNWGEACKQVDMATGGDTDPWGSKVKEVVTKEADSWEKSSWSPEKKLEGDGQGWGQPFGKSNQDQEKGTVPKDADKGGSWDTAVAICVGSDDNDAWAKSAALPVAQDDAWGKSKESGQNSGSGGWDTVAVGQGQDEAWGNPKDSGAKSEETNNGSGNWNKAGSSDQVGGSDWGKPTGGAGSSSWNKGEAAEGDNQNSTWSRPAGNFEGGRGFGRGRGRGRGRESWDSGDRNDEESWKGSWRNDSSAKPSWGSDTQVGNEGGDSGGYRGRGRGRGQYGGRGGGRDNGWRNGDRGSSEFGKERSSSDTPNWGSSQPWSANEGTKPCDENQTPAWNSSEDKKLSGGEQGDPWASKVTAKGQEQQTDAWSSKAAGAENNDGWNTKAKESSCTTGAKWEDAASGEKQQDDLWSNKTSSTTKEQETDPWASKVSSTAAEEKADPWSTKGGNGNDGGWNNAGSSSWGKPSSSSGDQEPAWNKPKYGDDNAGYGRGGFGRGNRGRGRGRFGDSGSSWNGGGNTNDGSGGGRSEDQWNSRDSDGGRGRGRGRFGRGDRNQGNNFGSGDGDGGSWGSGRGNRGRGGGYRNNGNDNNEGRASSQDRGGGWSHSSAWNADKKGSTEEDQSFSKGKSSWGSGNNDSWGAPKPSGGDDQAGKKDGNNTWSQNKPFSGDGSSILGQWAPAGGTTAGTGGSAGGGGSWGKSNEDSWNSSKGTGGSEGGSKKEGSWDKAEGGGSQGGGGGSSWDKAASGGWDSNKGGDAGNGGGSGW, from the exons ATGGCGGTGAAGGGGAAGGGCAAGCAGATCGCCACCGACGACCCGGGCTCCTCCTCGGGCTCCAAGCGGCGCGGCGCCGGCCGCGGTGGCGCGGGCCCCTCGTCCTCCTCCGCCAAGCGCCGCCGCGGCCGCTCCGGCGTCCTCCAGTTCGTCGACGACGCCGCCGGCGTCGACGACGAgtacgaggaggacgaggaggaggaagaggaggaggaggcggaggagttgcaggacgacctcgacgacg GTTTCTTTACTGCGGGGAGGACAAAAGGTGTAAGAGTTGAAAGGTCACACCCTCTTCCATTTCTTGGAAATGTAAAGGAAGAGGAGCTGAGCGGTGATGAACTTGAGCAATTTATCAATGACCGTTACTCTAATCGTGTGAGATATGCCGGTTATGGTGGCTCTACTGAacaatatgatgatgatgagtctaCCATGGATGGTGTAAAAGATCCTATCATCTGGAGGGTCAAATGCATG GTTGGGCGGGAGCGCCAAATGGCTTTCTGCTTCATGCAGAAGTTTCTTCATCTGCAAAAGTTCGGTACCAAAGTGCCAATTATCTCAGCATTCGCACTTGATCATGTGAGAGGATCTGTTTTTGTTGAAGCTGAGAAGGCTTGTGACGTTACTGAG GCATGCAAAGGATTTTGCGATGTTTATGTAAACCGAACTAGTACTGTCCCAGTAGCTGAAGTTCGTAGCTTGCTATCAACTCGTGCAAAACCATTTGAAGTCTCTCCAGGTACATGGGTGCGCATGAAAAGTGGAAACTATAAAGGAGATCTAGCACAG GTTGTCAGTGCGGATGATGGGCGGAAAAAAGTGCTGATAAAGCTTATACCAAGAGTTGATCTCCAtgctatttcaaaaaaattc GGTGGTGCTATTCCCCTAAAAGGTGCGGCAGTTCCTGCACCGCGACTAATCAGCTCGCAGGAGCTAGA GTTCTTTGGACCTCATATCGAAAGTAAGCGTGATCGTCAGACTGGTGATGTTTTTGAAGTGCTTGATGGTCTGATGTTCAAAGATGGTTTCCTGTATAAGCGAGTTGCACTTAGTTCTTTGATTTACTGGGGGATACAACCAACGGATACCGAGATTCTCAAGTTCTCTTCTAGTCCAAGCATTAAAAGTTCTGCCGATGACATGGATTGGGTCTCTGGCATCTATGGTCATAATAAGAAAAGAAATGTGCCCAGAGAACCGGATATGAAGAAATCAGCATCTTCTAAAGACAAAAGCTCCAAGGCATCAAATCTTAAAGGTTCCACTTCTACTGAAAACtgtgacgatgatgacgatgatgctcAATTCAACCTCCACGATCTTGTAACCTTTGG CCGAAAAGATTTTGGAGTGATTATTGCTGTTGAGAAAGATGGTTTTAAG ATTTTAAAAGGTGGCCCTGAAGGATCTGCTGTGACAGTTAGAAAGCAAGATATTAAGAAAGGAATTGTAGACAAAATGTTTACAGCTGTTGACCATCAGAACAAGTCAATATCCATGAATGACACTGTTAAAGTTCTGGAAGGACCAGTTCAG GGCAAGCAAGGAGTTGTTAAACACTTGTATATGGGAATACTTTTTATATATGATGAAAGCGAAAGTGAGAACAATGGATTTTTCTGTGCTCAGTGTGGGTCATGTGAAAATGTCAAGAAAAGGAGGGACGTGACAAATTCG GACAACCCTGTTCCCATGTTCTCGGAGTCAGCTTTCATATCATCCGAGCAAAATGAACAACGAAATA ATGAAAGGCCTTACAGGGCACCCAGAGAACAACTCTTCCAAGTCGGAGAGGTGCTGCGTTTTCGAAGGGGTCCTTTGAAGGGTTATCTCTGCCGTGTAGTTCGGATATTTAGAAATGATGTAACTGTTAAGCTAGATTCTCTACTGAAGATTGTTACAG TGCAAGCAGAGTTTCTCTCAGTCCCAACTAAAAGAGG GGATAACTCGTCCAGTGCTCCATCTGGTAACTTTGGAACTCAGGATACACCATTCACCG AAGCTGCTAAAACCTCATGGGACAATGGATTTGCATCTCTTGGCAG TGATTCTTGGCAACCTTTTTCAAGTTCTGCGTTACCAGCCCAGAATGCAG ATGGAGAAACAGAAGCTGATCCCTGGTCTAAGAAACCAACATCTTCTGCTGATGGTGATTCTGATCCATGGGGTAACAAAACAACATCTGCAGCTGTTGATATGTGGAACAACAGCACTACACAAAAGGAAAGCTCCACTGACAATGCCTGGGGTAAAGAAGCCGGAGGTGGTGGATTTGATGCTGGTGGCAGCTCTTGGGGTGGAGGAGCAGTCAACAAGGATAGTGAAAAGAGTGGCAACTGGGGTGAGGCGTGCAAGCAGGTGGACATGGCAACTGGTGGTGATACAGATCCTTGGGGCAGTAAGGTCAAAGAAGTAGTTACGAAAGAAGCAGATAGCTGGGAGAAGTCATCATGGTCACCAGAGAAGAAGTTGGAGGGTGATGGTCAAGGATGGGGCCAACCTTTTGGCAAGTCAAACCAAGATCAAGAAAAAGGCACAGTTCCGAAAGATGCAGACAAGGGTGGGTCTTGGGATACCGCTGTTGCTATTTGTGTTGGCTCAGATGATAATGATGCCTGGGCTAAATCTGCTGCTTTGCCTGTTGCTCAAGATGATGCTTGGGGGAAGTCAAAAGAGTCGGGCCAAAACAGTGGCTCTGGAGGTTGGGATACTGTTGCTGTGGGCCAAGGACAAGATGAAGCATGGGGCAATCCAAAAGATTCAGGTGCCAAGTCTGAAGAAACAAATAATGGAAGTGGGAACTGGAACAAAGCTGGCTCATCAGACCaagttggtggcagtgattggggTAAACCGACTGGCGGTGCTGGTTCATCAAGCTGGAACAAGGGAGAGGCAGCTGAGGGGGATAATCAGAATAGCACCTGGAGCAGACCTGCTGGAAACTTTGAAGGTGGCCGTGGGTTCGGGCGAGGACGTGGGAGAGGCCGGGGCCGGGAATCTTGGGATTCTGGTGACAGAAATGACGAAGAAAGCTGGAAGGGCTCATGGCGTAATGACAGTTCTGCAAAGCCCTCTTGGGGGTCTGATACACAGGTAGGTAATGAAGGTGGAGATTCTGGTGGATACCGTgggaggggaagagggaggggccAATATGGAGGACGAGGGGGAGGAAGAGACAATGGTTGGAGAAATGGAGATCGAGGTAGTTCTGAGTTTGGAAAGGAAAGGAGCAGTAGTGATACACCAAACTGGGGAAGCAGTCAGCCTTGGAGTGCCAATGAAGGCACCAAGCCATGTGATGAAAATCAGACTCCCGCTTGGAACTCCTCGGAGGATAAAAAACTGTCTGGAG GCGAGCAAGGTGATCCTTGGGCGAGCAAGGTGACTGCCAAAG GCCAAGAACAACAAACTGATGCTTGGTCAAGCAAGGCTGCAGGTGCTGAGAACAATGATGGCTGGAATACGAAGGCGAAAGAGTCTTCCTGTACCACTGGGGCAAAATGGGAGGATGCTGCATCAG GTGAAAAACAACAAGATGATCTGTGGTCAAACAAGACCAGCTCTACTACTAAAG AGCAAGAAACTGATCCGTGGGCAAGCAAGGTGTCTTCTACTGCAGCAGAGGAAAAAGCTGACCCCTGGAGTACTAAAGGGGGCAATGGGAATGATGGGGGTTGGAACAATGCTGGCTCGTCTTCTTGGGGCAAACCAAGTTCCTCAAGTGGAGATCAAGAACCTGCTTGGAACAAGCCAAAATATGGTGATGATAATGCTGGATATGGTAGGGGTGGATTTGGACGTGGGAATCGTGGCAGAGGTAGGGGAAGGTTTGGGGACAGTGGATCTTCATGGAATGGAGGAGGCAACACAAATGATGGATCAGGTGGAGGAAGGTCTGAAGATCAGTGGAACAGTAGGGATTCCGATGGTGGCAGAGGAAGGGGTAGAGGCCGCTTTGGTCGAGGTGATCGCAATCAAGGTAACAACTTTGGGTCAGGAGACGGGGATGGTGGCAGTTGGGGCTCTGGCAGGGGAAacagaggccgtggtggtggttaCAGAAACAATGGAAATGACAACAATGAGGGAAGGGCCTCCAGTCAAGACCGAGGTGGTGGCTGGTCTCACTCTTCGGCCTGGAATGCTGATAAAAAGGGAAGCACTGAAGAGGATCAATCTTTCTCAAAGGGCAAGTCCAGCTGGGGGAGTGGCAACAACGATAGCTGGGGAGCTCCAAAACCATCTGGTGGAGATGATCAGGCAGGAAAGAAGGATGGAAACAACACCTGGAGTCAAAACAAGCCATTTTCTGGCGATGGGTCCTCTATCCTGGGCCAGTGGGCTCCTGCTGGCGGCACCACCGCTGGTACTGGAGGATCCGCAGGCGGAGGAGGATCATGGGGAAAGAGCAATGAAGATAGCTGGAATTCTTCAAAAGGAACTGGAGGCTCAG AAGGTGGTTCGAAGAAGGAAGGATCCTGGGACAAGGCCGAAGGGGGCGGGAGccaaggcggcggtggcggcagttCCTGGGACAAGGCGGCCAGTGGCGGATGGGACAGCAACAAGGGCGGGGATGCCGGCAATGGTGGGGGCAGTGGGTGGTAA